The following are encoded together in the Flavihumibacter fluvii genome:
- a CDS encoding class I SAM-dependent methyltransferase — translation MKTASLIYTILCLGSLSPCHSQQKATKAKPSHDAIYTYRNASPDGIGKFYLGREIAHVMGAAGSDWLERDTRNAEENTALAIKHIEVPSTGVIADIGAGTGYYSFRLTAKVPSGKVFAVEIQDELIAYLNNKKKELNDHRVEVVKSSVKSPNLPANSVDLAIMVDVYHELEYPQEMLQAIRKSLKPGGKLLLIEYRGEDPSVPIKELHKTSVVQLNKELQQNGFSLYYKGDFLPIQHFLLYEKN, via the coding sequence ATGAAAACAGCTTCCCTCATTTATACCATACTTTGCCTGGGAAGCCTGTCCCCATGCCATTCACAGCAAAAAGCCACAAAGGCAAAGCCTTCCCATGATGCTATATATACCTACAGGAATGCCTCCCCCGACGGCATCGGTAAGTTTTACCTGGGCCGGGAAATAGCCCATGTTATGGGGGCTGCCGGCAGTGACTGGCTCGAAAGGGACACCCGAAATGCTGAAGAAAATACCGCACTGGCGATTAAACATATTGAAGTACCATCCACTGGGGTGATTGCAGATATCGGGGCCGGTACCGGCTATTACAGTTTCAGGTTAACCGCCAAAGTTCCTTCCGGAAAAGTATTTGCCGTTGAGATCCAGGATGAACTCATCGCCTACCTGAACAATAAAAAAAAGGAATTGAACGACCACCGGGTTGAAGTGGTGAAAAGTTCCGTTAAGTCGCCCAACCTTCCCGCTAACAGCGTGGACCTGGCGATAATGGTGGATGTGTACCACGAACTGGAATACCCGCAGGAAATGCTGCAGGCCATCCGGAAATCTTTAAAACCCGGCGGTAAATTATTACTGATCGAATACCGCGGTGAGGATCCATCCGTACCGATAAAGGAATTGCATAAAACCAGTGTAGTGCAACTGAATAAAGAATTACAGCAGAATGGATTTAGCTTGTATTATAAAGGGGATTTCCTACCCATCCAGCATTTCCTGCTGTATGAGAAAAATTAA
- a CDS encoding DUF4174 domain-containing protein — MRIISMLMMGALLGTIMPYQQKQNRQLLLFGNSVAPETVLHQMQVLDSASTGITEREINIRVIPKGSALYQQYKVSPNEFAVVLVGKDGGEKYRTKKVLQPVELFAIIDAMPMRKAEMKRKEQ; from the coding sequence ATGCGGATTATTTCAATGCTCATGATGGGTGCATTATTGGGTACTATAATGCCTTACCAGCAAAAACAAAACCGGCAATTGTTGTTGTTTGGCAATAGTGTAGCACCTGAAACCGTCTTGCATCAAATGCAGGTGCTTGATAGTGCCAGCACCGGTATAACCGAACGGGAGATAAACATTCGCGTTATACCAAAAGGAAGTGCACTGTATCAACAGTACAAAGTATCACCCAATGAATTTGCAGTGGTATTGGTTGGAAAAGATGGCGGTGAAAAATACCGGACAAAAAAAGTTCTCCAACCAGTGGAGCTCTTTGCAATTATCGATGCCATGCCCATGCGAAAAGCGGAAATGAAAAGAAAGGAGCAGTAA
- a CDS encoding serine hydrolase domain-containing protein gives MEIRKIAGRTAFALLVVVLGTGAWYMWQAFPIISGYGAKNLASAVYLQHRNPIQVIKEDLGDFPLSIGSFTVNSEDSSVTGSVWGLAKRKAIYRKGLGCTLINDFTETEIRAQQIELPAAPQINSDTIPWPYGDRVSDTIPTAINKTLLDNAINFAMHAASNGESSYTRAVLVVYDGKIVGEQYADGFGKNTLMLGWSMAKSLTGAMIGILVKEGKIDPDAPAPVPEWKHTKKENITVKQLMQQTSGLDFKEDYKGPSSVTNMLFKRGDMARFTAKLPLLFQPGTVFNYTGGNTNILSRIIRQTLGEKEYQAFPYQSLFHPINAYSFLLEPDASGTYVTSSYSYATARDFARFGLLYYNNGIWNGKQVLPENWVKESIQPATADPLKRYGYQFWLNGLDKHDSTKRWYPDVPADMYFADGYGGQNVYIIPSKKLVVVRLGLHVINENEFLKEIIQAVNP, from the coding sequence ATGGAAATTCGCAAAATCGCAGGGCGAACAGCCTTCGCCTTACTGGTCGTTGTTTTGGGTACCGGCGCCTGGTATATGTGGCAGGCATTTCCCATCATCAGTGGATATGGTGCAAAAAACCTTGCTTCAGCAGTCTATTTACAACATCGCAACCCAATACAGGTCATAAAAGAAGACTTGGGTGATTTTCCGCTTTCCATAGGCTCATTTACCGTGAATAGCGAAGACTCTTCCGTAACCGGGTCTGTATGGGGCCTTGCCAAACGAAAAGCCATATACCGAAAAGGGTTGGGCTGCACATTAATAAATGATTTCACTGAAACAGAGATCAGGGCGCAACAGATTGAGTTGCCGGCTGCTCCACAAATTAACAGCGACACTATTCCCTGGCCCTATGGTGACCGGGTAAGCGATACCATTCCAACCGCCATCAATAAAACCTTACTGGACAATGCGATTAATTTTGCCATGCATGCCGCATCAAATGGTGAATCCAGTTACACAAGGGCTGTGCTGGTCGTATATGATGGAAAAATTGTGGGTGAACAATATGCAGATGGCTTTGGTAAAAATACCCTTATGCTGGGCTGGTCAATGGCTAAAAGTCTAACCGGAGCCATGATAGGCATTCTGGTAAAGGAAGGGAAAATTGATCCAGATGCACCGGCTCCCGTACCAGAATGGAAGCATACAAAAAAAGAAAACATCACTGTCAAACAATTGATGCAACAAACCAGCGGACTGGATTTCAAGGAAGATTACAAGGGCCCCAGCTCAGTAACCAATATGTTATTTAAACGTGGCGATATGGCCCGGTTTACGGCTAAACTGCCATTACTATTTCAACCAGGGACCGTTTTTAATTACACCGGTGGCAATACAAATATCCTCAGCAGGATAATACGACAGACCCTTGGAGAAAAAGAGTACCAGGCTTTCCCTTATCAATCCCTTTTCCACCCGATAAATGCGTATTCCTTCCTGCTGGAGCCGGATGCTTCCGGAACCTATGTCACTTCCTCTTACAGCTATGCTACGGCCCGCGATTTCGCAAGGTTTGGTTTGCTATACTACAATAACGGGATATGGAATGGAAAACAGGTGCTGCCTGAAAATTGGGTAAAAGAATCTATCCAGCCTGCCACAGCGGATCCCTTAAAGCGTTATGGTTACCAGTTCTGGCTAAATGGATTGGACAAACATGACAGCACAAAACGCTGGTATCCGGATGTACCTGCAGATATGTACTTTGCAGACGGGTATGGTGGCCAGAACGTATATATTATCCCGTCCAAAAAACTGGTCGTCGTTCGGTTAGGCCTTCACGTGATCAACGAAAATGAATTCCTGAAAGAAATCATTCAGGCGGTTAATCCCTGA
- a CDS encoding DoxX family protein, producing the protein MRTTDNTTATPHSTIPQTIGRILLGSFLLLAGIGHLSWSRTEFLAQVPEWLPLNADLVVILSGIVEIGLGAALIVLPKQKIKAGWIVAVFFVLVFPGNIAQYLNHTPAFGLDTDQARAIRLLFQPVLIIWALWSTGAWRAWRKN; encoded by the coding sequence ATGCGTACAACAGACAATACAACAGCAACACCCCACTCTACCATTCCTCAAACCATTGGGCGTATCCTTCTCGGGTCATTCCTGCTGTTGGCAGGGATCGGCCATCTCTCCTGGTCCCGGACAGAATTCCTTGCGCAAGTACCCGAATGGTTACCCTTGAACGCAGACCTCGTGGTGATCTTGTCCGGCATTGTTGAAATTGGATTAGGTGCCGCATTAATTGTCCTGCCAAAACAAAAAATTAAAGCAGGCTGGATAGTAGCTGTTTTCTTCGTGCTTGTGTTTCCGGGTAATATTGCCCAATACCTTAACCATACACCGGCATTCGGTCTAGATACCGACCAGGCCCGGGCTATTCGCCTATTATTTCAACCGGTACTGATTATTTGGGCATTATGGTCCACAGGTGCATGGAGGGCATGGCGAAAAAACTGA
- a CDS encoding substrate-binding domain-containing protein, which produces MKYGMAILAALLFASCFQKRESIRIKGSDTEVNLVIRLAEAFYKQHPEYLLSVSGGGSGLGIAALINDQADIANSSRAMSDGEKMLFTKKEIPIDTFVFAEDAIAFVVHRDFPQDSITVHDLSKLLSGQYSNWSALTGKALPVNIYGRQSNSGTHQFIGRKLGISFSLKAKEMNGNAQIMEAVKMDPSGIGYVGAGYVLSNQGAQVKVLSISRENGQQAISPMDELAIKNGKYFFQRPLFQFIQQGSINKVQAFLDFEKSAAGLEIIRQAGYYPILKTN; this is translated from the coding sequence ATGAAATATGGCATGGCCATTTTAGCGGCACTCCTTTTTGCTTCCTGTTTCCAAAAAAGGGAAAGTATTAGGATCAAGGGTTCTGATACCGAAGTAAACCTTGTCATTCGCTTGGCGGAAGCCTTTTACAAACAACACCCCGAATATCTGTTATCTGTTTCTGGTGGCGGTTCCGGTCTTGGAATTGCAGCTTTAATAAATGACCAGGCTGATATTGCCAATTCTTCCCGTGCTATGTCAGATGGTGAAAAAATGCTGTTTACTAAAAAAGAAATTCCAATAGACACTTTTGTTTTCGCTGAAGATGCCATTGCATTTGTGGTACACCGGGACTTTCCGCAAGATTCAATTACAGTTCATGACCTTTCAAAGTTATTATCCGGCCAATATTCCAATTGGTCTGCCCTAACTGGAAAAGCCCTGCCTGTGAATATTTATGGTCGCCAAAGCAATTCAGGGACCCATCAGTTTATCGGCCGTAAACTGGGCATCAGTTTCAGCCTGAAGGCCAAAGAAATGAATGGGAATGCCCAGATCATGGAGGCCGTTAAAATGGATCCTTCCGGTATCGGATATGTTGGTGCTGGTTATGTACTAAGTAATCAGGGAGCTCAGGTAAAAGTGTTATCTATTTCCAGGGAAAATGGACAGCAGGCCATTTCACCAATGGATGAATTAGCTATAAAAAATGGAAAATACTTTTTCCAGCGACCACTTTTTCAATTTATTCAGCAAGGTTCAATCAATAAAGTGCAGGCCTTTCTCGATTTCGAAAAGAGTGCCGCAGGTCTGGAGATTATCCGGCAGGCAGGATATTACCCTATATTAAAAACAAATTAA
- the pstC gene encoding phosphate ABC transporter permease subunit PstC produces the protein MEYKRRELLDIAFKHIFRTAGLLTLLILAGIFFMLIYNSIAFFLQSKPLDFITSSQWNPGSSKVSYGIGPLLVSTLLVSLGAMIMAIPLGIFTAAFLSEFAGRKLQNILKPFIEMLASIPSVAIGFLGIVVIGPGIAKIFGIQNGLNAMNGSVLLAIMALPTIVTIAEDAIQAVPKTYREGSFALGANKWETLFKVTLPAALPGLIAAIMLGLGRAIGETMTVLMATGNAAAFPTGFLDSVRTITATIAIEMGEVPYQTTHYFALFAIAAVLFLITLGINLLGEYFANQFRKFQP, from the coding sequence ATGGAATATAAGCGCAGGGAATTATTGGATATCGCATTCAAACATATTTTCAGGACTGCCGGATTGCTCACCCTATTGATCCTTGCCGGGATTTTTTTTATGCTGATATACAATAGTATTGCATTCTTCCTGCAATCAAAACCGCTGGATTTTATTACCAGTTCACAATGGAACCCCGGTTCATCAAAAGTCAGCTATGGCATTGGCCCCCTTTTAGTAAGCACCTTGCTGGTTAGCCTCGGTGCAATGATCATGGCAATACCCCTGGGTATTTTTACCGCTGCTTTCCTCTCAGAATTTGCCGGGCGGAAACTGCAAAATATCCTGAAACCCTTTATTGAAATGCTGGCATCAATTCCTTCAGTAGCTATAGGCTTCCTCGGTATAGTAGTTATAGGACCGGGTATCGCAAAAATTTTCGGCATCCAGAATGGATTGAATGCCATGAACGGGTCTGTATTGCTGGCCATCATGGCATTACCCACTATTGTAACCATCGCAGAAGACGCCATCCAGGCAGTACCAAAAACTTACCGCGAAGGTTCTTTTGCCCTGGGCGCCAACAAATGGGAAACCTTGTTTAAAGTCACCCTGCCAGCTGCTTTACCCGGATTGATTGCTGCTATCATGCTTGGCCTTGGCAGGGCAATCGGAGAAACCATGACCGTATTGATGGCCACCGGTAACGCCGCCGCTTTCCCTACCGGTTTCCTCGATTCTGTTCGCACCATAACCGCTACGATCGCCATTGAAATGGGCGAAGTGCCTTACCAGACCACCCACTATTTTGCCTTATTCGCAATTGCTGCGGTACTGTTCCTGATCACCCTGGGCATTAACCTGTTGGGTGAATATTTTGCCAACCAATTCAGGAAATTCCAACCATGA
- the pstA gene encoding phosphate ABC transporter permease PstA — MKKFIRHSINNIFLYGSVTVVCLFLVSIIFQIFSRGLPVISWEFIADFPKDGLTKGGIFPAIAGTILLTFITTLLAVPFGIACAIYLSEYAHDNWLTRLIRAAIRNLAGIPSIIYGLFGLALFVQALQMGTSLLASGFTLGLLSLPYIITTSEESLRRVPTLVREGSLALGATQLECIRDVVLPAALPGILTGVILSLSRAAGETAPILFTGAVFYINSLPGQPTQEFMALPYHLYMLSTQHQSIELVRPLAYGTATVLIVLVFLLNIIAFYIRFKKRNYE, encoded by the coding sequence ATGAAAAAATTTATCCGGCATAGCATCAATAATATATTTCTTTATGGCAGTGTGACTGTCGTCTGCCTGTTCCTGGTCAGTATCATTTTCCAGATTTTCTCCAGGGGATTACCAGTGATATCCTGGGAATTTATTGCTGATTTCCCCAAAGACGGATTAACCAAGGGGGGGATTTTCCCGGCCATTGCCGGTACAATTCTATTAACCTTCATCACTACATTACTGGCTGTTCCTTTTGGTATCGCCTGCGCCATTTACCTTAGCGAATATGCCCATGACAACTGGCTTACCCGCCTCATACGTGCCGCGATACGAAACCTTGCCGGCATTCCATCCATCATTTATGGCTTGTTCGGACTGGCACTTTTTGTTCAGGCCCTTCAAATGGGTACATCCTTATTAGCATCCGGCTTTACACTTGGTCTTTTATCCCTTCCCTATATTATCACCACTTCAGAAGAATCTTTGCGGCGTGTGCCCACACTCGTTCGCGAAGGATCCCTGGCCTTGGGCGCCACCCAACTCGAATGCATCCGGGATGTTGTATTACCTGCTGCCCTGCCAGGCATTCTTACTGGTGTAATACTTTCTCTCTCCCGTGCCGCTGGCGAAACAGCGCCCATCTTGTTTACCGGTGCAGTGTTTTACATTAATTCCTTACCTGGTCAACCCACCCAGGAATTCATGGCGTTGCCCTATCACCTGTATATGTTGTCCACCCAACACCAGTCTATTGAACTGGTCAGGCCGCTGGCATACGGCACAGCAACCGTATTGATTGTCCTGGTATTCTTGCTAAATATTATTGCCTTCTATATTCGATTTAAGAAAAGGAATTATGAATAA
- the pstB gene encoding phosphate ABC transporter ATP-binding protein PstB produces the protein MNNPIPKLATIDLRLSFGPKEVLKGITMEFPAKQITALIGPSGCGKTTLLRSFNRMHDLTPDANITGDILLNGISILHTKTAVTTIRRQIGMVFQKPNPFPKSIFDNVAYGLRINNIATKEIPGIVERSLRESYLWDEVKDELKKPATKLSGGQQQRLCIARAVAIRPDIILMDEPCSALDPISTLKVESLILELKKSYTVIIVTHNMQQAQRIADQTAFMYLGELIEYDKTEVIFNSANNKLTADYISGSFG, from the coding sequence ATGAATAATCCCATCCCTAAATTGGCGACTATTGACCTCCGGCTCAGCTTTGGTCCGAAAGAAGTGCTGAAAGGAATCACCATGGAATTCCCTGCAAAACAGATCACAGCATTAATTGGTCCCTCAGGTTGTGGAAAAACAACCCTGCTGCGATCCTTTAACCGCATGCATGATCTTACCCCTGATGCCAATATAACCGGTGATATCCTGCTGAATGGCATCTCCATACTGCATACAAAAACAGCTGTAACTACAATTCGTAGGCAGATCGGTATGGTCTTCCAAAAACCGAATCCATTTCCTAAAAGCATCTTTGATAATGTAGCTTATGGTTTACGCATAAATAATATTGCAACCAAGGAAATTCCAGGTATTGTTGAACGTTCTCTCCGCGAAAGTTATTTGTGGGATGAAGTAAAAGATGAATTGAAAAAACCCGCAACAAAATTATCCGGCGGGCAACAGCAACGCTTGTGCATTGCCCGGGCTGTGGCGATCAGGCCCGATATCATCCTGATGGATGAACCTTGTTCTGCCTTAGACCCAATAAGCACCCTAAAAGTGGAATCCCTGATACTGGAACTGAAAAAATCTTATACCGTAATAATTGTTACACATAACATGCAACAGGCACAACGGATTGCAGACCAAACTGCTTTTATGTACCTGGGTGAATTGATTGAGTATGATAAAACAGAAGTAATCTTCAATAGCGCCAATAATAAACTTACCGCAGATTATATAAGCGGTAGTTTTGGATAA
- a CDS encoding cupin domain-containing protein encodes MEIKYPHIIENCIGEKIIFLDVQQSRDGEKLLVENYVKPGVGPVMHTHYLQDEQITVLEGKIGYQVQGQPEQFAGIGETVLFKKGTPHRFWNAGQEILHCKGFIQPANTSVFFLSAIFAAQNKSGKAKPEIFDAAYLLTRYSSEYDLTELPSFVKKIILPVICYIGKLLGKYEHFRNAPAPGI; translated from the coding sequence ATGGAAATCAAATACCCGCATATCATCGAAAATTGCATTGGTGAAAAAATAATATTCCTGGATGTTCAACAAAGCCGGGATGGCGAAAAATTACTGGTGGAAAATTATGTTAAGCCAGGTGTTGGCCCGGTGATGCACACCCACTACCTGCAAGACGAGCAAATTACTGTGCTTGAAGGTAAGATAGGCTACCAGGTGCAGGGCCAGCCGGAACAATTTGCAGGAATAGGGGAAACAGTTTTATTCAAGAAAGGCACACCACACAGGTTCTGGAATGCCGGACAGGAAATTCTCCATTGCAAAGGGTTTATCCAACCGGCAAATACATCCGTCTTTTTCCTTTCTGCCATATTTGCTGCGCAGAACAAATCCGGTAAAGCAAAGCCTGAAATCTTTGATGCTGCATACCTCCTTACCCGATATTCATCCGAATATGATTTAACCGAGCTTCCGTCATTTGTAAAAAAGATCATACTACCGGTCATTTGCTATATCGGTAAACTTCTGGGGAAATATGAACACTTCAGGAATGCACCTGCACCAGGAATATAA
- a CDS encoding S41 family peptidase has product MSCKQLMVGLFFSCIPFSGLEAQVPDSLKHYVYACLEVMQKESLYASQLNWNNIRDSVNQQLGMAKTLKEAESSVIWVFAQLKDHHGMYGGIDTTYRYQKPGPEREFSKGILAEYQKPRSIRIRMLANGIAYYKMPAVLIGSNQEKMKQWANMLTDSLCKLETQHPRGYIVDLRMNNGGNSEPMWQALKDLIGEENHTYTADANRKILPDETDSVTVRYRMAALPDRPCSFQKHIPVAVLIGPGTASSGEIMALSFSTRRKTRLFGEPTIGVASVTNGFVIQEKGYLLLTVGYIANARKEILSSYYIQPDVFVKSDDNYSEPEKDVTVQAALKWLNQ; this is encoded by the coding sequence ATGAGCTGTAAGCAATTGATGGTCGGGCTATTTTTTTCCTGCATACCTTTTTCCGGCCTGGAGGCCCAGGTGCCAGACAGCCTCAAACATTATGTTTATGCCTGCCTGGAGGTAATGCAGAAAGAATCCCTTTATGCCAGCCAGCTGAATTGGAATAATATCCGGGACAGTGTAAACCAGCAATTGGGTATGGCCAAAACTTTAAAAGAAGCGGAGTCGTCCGTGATCTGGGTATTTGCACAATTAAAAGACCATCATGGCATGTATGGCGGAATTGATACCACTTACCGATACCAAAAGCCCGGGCCGGAAAGGGAATTCAGCAAGGGTATCCTGGCAGAATACCAAAAGCCCCGCTCTATCAGGATCCGGATGCTGGCCAATGGGATCGCTTATTATAAAATGCCGGCCGTATTGATTGGTAGCAACCAGGAGAAAATGAAGCAATGGGCAAATATGCTGACTGATTCATTGTGCAAACTGGAAACGCAGCATCCAAGGGGATATATTGTGGACCTGCGTATGAATAATGGCGGTAATAGCGAACCGATGTGGCAGGCATTGAAGGACCTTATTGGGGAAGAAAACCATACGTATACTGCAGATGCTAATCGGAAAATATTGCCTGATGAAACAGATTCAGTTACAGTCCGGTACAGAATGGCAGCATTACCTGACCGCCCCTGCAGTTTTCAAAAACATATTCCGGTGGCTGTATTGATTGGTCCAGGTACCGCCAGTTCGGGTGAAATCATGGCTTTGTCGTTCAGCACCCGGCGGAAAACCCGGCTATTTGGTGAGCCCACTATTGGTGTGGCCAGTGTTACCAATGGCTTTGTGATCCAGGAAAAAGGATACCTGCTTTTAACCGTCGGCTATATTGCCAATGCCAGGAAGGAAATACTTAGCAGTTATTATATTCAACCTGATGTATTTGTGAAGAGCGATGATAATTACAGCGAGCCCGAAAAGGATGTCACAGTGCAGGCTGCGCTGAAGTGGTTGAACCAGTGA
- a CDS encoding DUF2268 domain-containing putative Zn-dependent protease (predicted Zn-dependent protease with a strongly conserved HExxH motif) yields the protein MKKIVFAIGYVLLTVTGFTQSSYNYDDFFYYRHFLYLRTPSVLLSAAGYKAAAGDTAEAIKLIKQAAVKNMYDTGYITYNPRIKFVTKTPHWLMIKAIIDSNQQAFSDPEKMQVLTSDIDNFWKLYDQIGKPGADKLLMNNYIMKGSQGLRTFYEVRMGLRVTNIIETVNKRRKYFESIRPATQHLYTFKPRMIDAAKKLKALYPDAIFPPTTFTIGTFGAFGTADGGSGQLIGAEFVCDTNTVVKDELNDWEKTVISDTSKILGILIHELIHIEQQTTPSNTLLGKAINEGAADFITQLVLGYNLNSRIHDYGNAHENELRDKFKKQMDGEATDDWLYNGIAAKNGAPGDLGYFMGFKICEAYYNKAVDKKQAVKDILTIPDFKKFLEQSGYFTSLGN from the coding sequence ATGAAAAAAATCGTTTTTGCAATTGGATACGTACTACTTACTGTCACCGGATTCACGCAGTCGTCTTATAACTACGACGATTTTTTCTATTACCGGCATTTTCTCTATCTCCGCACCCCTTCCGTTTTATTAAGTGCTGCAGGTTACAAAGCCGCTGCAGGTGATACCGCGGAAGCCATCAAACTCATCAAACAGGCCGCTGTAAAAAACATGTATGATACCGGCTATATCACGTATAATCCGAGGATAAAATTTGTTACCAAAACGCCCCATTGGTTAATGATCAAAGCGATCATTGACAGCAATCAGCAGGCTTTCAGTGACCCGGAAAAAATGCAGGTACTGACCAGTGATATTGACAATTTCTGGAAATTATATGACCAGATCGGTAAGCCTGGTGCCGACAAATTACTGATGAACAATTATATTATGAAAGGCTCACAGGGGTTGCGCACTTTCTATGAAGTCAGGATGGGATTAAGGGTGACCAATATAATTGAAACCGTAAATAAGCGCAGGAAATATTTCGAAAGCATCCGGCCGGCCACACAACATTTGTACACCTTCAAACCCCGGATGATCGATGCAGCCAAAAAATTAAAAGCGCTTTATCCGGATGCCATCTTCCCACCTACAACCTTTACTATTGGCACATTTGGCGCCTTTGGAACCGCTGACGGCGGAAGCGGCCAGCTGATCGGCGCTGAATTTGTCTGCGATACAAATACGGTTGTTAAGGATGAGTTGAACGACTGGGAAAAAACCGTCATCTCAGATACCTCCAAAATCCTGGGTATACTGATCCATGAGCTGATCCATATTGAACAACAAACCACGCCTTCCAATACCCTGCTAGGAAAAGCGATCAATGAAGGGGCTGCAGACTTTATCACACAACTGGTTCTAGGCTATAACCTTAACAGCCGTATCCATGATTATGGAAATGCCCATGAGAACGAACTCCGGGATAAATTTAAAAAGCAAATGGATGGTGAGGCTACTGATGATTGGCTATATAATGGCATTGCTGCCAAAAACGGCGCACCTGGGGATCTCGGCTATTTTATGGGTTTTAAAATCTGTGAAGCTTATTACAACAAAGCGGTGGACAAAAAACAGGCAGTAAAGGATATCCTTACTATACCTGATTTTAAGAAATTCCTGGAACAAAGCGGGTACTTTACTTCTTTAGGAAATTAA
- a CDS encoding alpha/beta fold hydrolase yields MKKTELYDLQPAPQDKRLDEILVKENPENNLYTAALIAGDTGREDYITVGPKVKLHVKDYGEGKPVILIHGWPLSSDMWEYQIDALVNSGFRVIAYDRRGFGKSTQTWNGYDYNTLTDDLQTIIAHLQLEDVTLVGFSMGGGEVARYFSRYDGAHVTKAVFISSVTPFRLQTTDNPAGTPRSVFDENAEKIKADRISFLDAFGKKFFGVQDNVVSAVLLEYYRMLGSLASPRATLQCAESFAFTDFRKDLAKIHVPTLVIHGDKDENVPIDSSARIAVQLIPNNTYFIYAGAPHGLFYTEREKLNTDLINFLKK; encoded by the coding sequence ATGAAAAAGACTGAACTATATGATTTGCAGCCAGCACCGCAGGATAAACGGCTGGATGAAATTCTCGTAAAAGAGAATCCGGAGAATAATCTCTACACCGCAGCCCTGATTGCAGGTGATACGGGCCGGGAAGATTATATCACGGTTGGACCGAAGGTTAAATTACATGTAAAAGATTACGGGGAAGGCAAACCGGTGATCCTTATCCATGGCTGGCCGCTAAGCAGTGATATGTGGGAATACCAGATCGATGCCCTGGTGAACAGTGGTTTCCGTGTAATTGCTTATGATCGGCGTGGGTTTGGGAAATCTACCCAGACCTGGAATGGTTACGATTATAACACCCTTACCGATGATTTACAGACCATCATTGCGCATCTTCAGCTGGAAGATGTAACCTTAGTTGGCTTTTCAATGGGCGGAGGTGAAGTTGCCCGTTATTTCAGCAGGTATGATGGGGCGCATGTTACCAAAGCTGTATTTATAAGTTCAGTAACACCATTCCGCCTGCAAACAACAGATAATCCGGCTGGAACACCTCGCTCAGTGTTTGATGAAAATGCAGAAAAAATAAAGGCCGACCGTATTAGTTTCCTGGATGCATTTGGAAAGAAATTCTTTGGTGTACAGGACAATGTTGTAAGTGCAGTGCTGCTGGAGTATTACAGGATGCTGGGATCCCTTGCTTCACCCCGTGCAACTTTACAATGCGCTGAATCATTTGCCTTTACTGATTTCAGGAAGGATTTGGCCAAAATACATGTGCCGACCCTGGTCATACATGGTGATAAGGATGAAAATGTACCTATTGATTCTTCAGCCAGGATTGCTGTGCAGTTAATCCCTAATAATACTTATTTCATTTATGCAGGTGCACCACATGGTTTATTCTATACGGAAAGGGAGAAATTAAACACCGACCTGATTAATTTCCTAAAGAAGTAA